One Brevibacillus choshinensis genomic window carries:
- a CDS encoding Na+/H+ antiporter NhaC family protein — protein sequence MEYGILSLIPPLVAIIFALKTKQTLLSLFAGVWVGATILNAWNPVEGLVKVISDFVVPSVSDKGNASLLILVSLAGGFIYSLKVSGAAESFARIITKKINTKKKAQLMTWACAFLFSYTEPILILGTVMRPITDKVKVARVKLAYILHSMGGPLASFSPISSYGPFIIGLIAPQLVALQLGDNPWSVYLDMFAFNLYGLFAMLTVSFVVLTGFDIGGMYQAQKRADDTGELIGENDVPMVSENEEDALPSGYRPSLWNFLVPMGLLFIGIFSVIFWTGEIGTNGFVGAFLHGDIVTAISIGFLAGAVGASSMAVVTRLRTFQQAVDDWVKGVKQMMNVPLILVMVWSIGAVTSKMGVGGYITQLIDGFLPASIVPACVFVIGALISFATGSSWGVWAILMPIAIPMAHSMGLSLPLVIGAVISSGLFGNHCSPIADTTVMTATAAACDPIEHVRTQLPYALIIAATTVCGFLVGGMTGQAIPSLCGQAVLIIAIFWILNKKVKKKARAAKNIENVA from the coding sequence ATGGAGTATGGCATTCTCTCGCTTATCCCGCCGCTAGTAGCCATTATCTTCGCTTTAAAGACCAAGCAGACCTTATTGTCTTTATTCGCAGGGGTTTGGGTAGGGGCCACGATTCTCAATGCATGGAATCCGGTCGAGGGACTCGTCAAAGTTATTTCCGACTTCGTGGTCCCGTCTGTCAGCGACAAAGGAAACGCATCGTTGCTCATTCTCGTTTCCCTTGCCGGAGGATTCATCTATAGCCTGAAAGTTTCGGGAGCAGCCGAATCTTTTGCAAGAATCATTACGAAGAAGATCAACACGAAGAAAAAGGCACAGTTAATGACGTGGGCATGCGCGTTCCTGTTTTCCTATACGGAGCCGATTCTGATTCTGGGCACAGTGATGCGGCCCATTACGGACAAGGTTAAGGTAGCGAGAGTAAAGCTGGCTTATATTCTCCACTCGATGGGCGGTCCACTCGCTTCGTTTTCTCCCATCAGCAGCTACGGGCCCTTTATCATCGGACTGATCGCCCCGCAGCTGGTGGCTTTGCAGCTTGGCGACAATCCATGGTCCGTTTACCTCGATATGTTCGCCTTCAACCTGTACGGACTGTTTGCCATGCTGACGGTTTCCTTCGTGGTGCTCACCGGGTTTGATATCGGCGGCATGTACCAGGCGCAAAAAAGGGCTGACGATACGGGAGAGCTGATCGGGGAGAATGACGTCCCGATGGTTTCGGAAAATGAGGAAGATGCGCTGCCGTCCGGTTATCGTCCGAGCTTGTGGAACTTCCTTGTTCCGATGGGGCTTCTTTTCATCGGGATCTTCTCGGTGATTTTTTGGACAGGGGAAATTGGAACGAATGGTTTTGTAGGCGCTTTCTTGCATGGAGATATTGTCACTGCCATTTCCATCGGATTTTTGGCAGGAGCGGTCGGAGCGTCGTCGATGGCGGTTGTGACTCGCCTGCGCACCTTTCAGCAAGCGGTGGATGACTGGGTGAAGGGCGTCAAGCAGATGATGAACGTCCCTCTCATTTTGGTCATGGTCTGGTCGATCGGTGCGGTCACCAGCAAAATGGGCGTAGGGGGATACATCACTCAGCTGATCGATGGCTTCCTGCCTGCAAGCATTGTTCCAGCCTGCGTTTTCGTGATCGGTGCCCTCATTTCGTTCGCGACCGGGAGCTCGTGGGGAGTATGGGCCATTCTCATGCCGATTGCCATTCCGATGGCGCACAGCATGGGGTTGTCGCTTCCCTTGGTCATAGGAGCAGTCATCAGCAGCGGCCTGTTTGGAAACCACTGCTCGCCGATCGCGGATACGACCGTCATGACCGCAACAGCCGCCGCTTGCGACCCCATCGAGCACGTCCGTACGCAATTGCCGTACGCGCTCATTATCGCAGCGACGACGGTTTGCGGCTTCCTAGTCGGGGGAATGACGGGGCAAGCGATTCCGAGCTTGTGCGGACAGGCTGTTTTGATCATAGCGATCTTCTGGATCTTGAACAAAAAAGTGAAGAAGAAAGCACGGGCCGCGAAAAACATAGAAAACGTGGCGTAA
- a CDS encoding helix-turn-helix domain-containing protein, which yields MNDIHQFELPIGIIGERIRSKRKEANLTVDEVAERIGLSQSMVSQLERGKAKPSLDTLWKLSIIFDVSLSYFFEGIKKSSVFLSRREEQEILTMRHPNVQYRVLAPLTGTKLEFFEIIVSPDRGEKIVPLPHQGEEGGIVLHGEMEITIGDETYLLKQGDSIYFDSTKPHAFRNPGTEPAIAIWTGTPWVPIDES from the coding sequence ATGAATGACATACATCAGTTCGAGCTCCCGATCGGCATCATCGGAGAGAGAATTCGCTCCAAACGTAAAGAGGCGAATCTGACCGTGGACGAGGTCGCGGAGAGAATCGGTTTGAGCCAGAGCATGGTTTCCCAGCTGGAACGAGGAAAGGCGAAGCCCTCTCTGGATACGCTATGGAAATTAAGCATCATCTTTGACGTCTCCCTTTCCTATTTTTTCGAGGGGATCAAGAAAAGCTCCGTATTCCTTTCCAGACGCGAAGAGCAGGAGATTCTCACGATGAGGCACCCGAATGTGCAATATCGGGTCTTGGCTCCTCTGACCGGCACCAAGCTGGAGTTCTTCGAAATCATCGTCAGCCCTGACCGCGGAGAAAAAATCGTGCCCTTGCCTCATCAGGGGGAGGAAGGCGGCATCGTGCTGCACGGAGAAATGGAGATAACCATTGGCGATGAAACCTATTTGCTGAAGCAAGGGGACAGCATCTACTTTGACAGCACCAAGCCCCATGCGTTCCGCAACCCGGGAACGGAGCCCGCCATCGCTATTTGGACGGGGACTCCATGGGTGCCAATCGATGAAAGCTAA
- a CDS encoding PLP-dependent aminotransferase family protein, which translates to MKKYVEILSDIEQQINEGRFASGQKLPSVRNAARMYGCSVNTVSRAYMELEKRHAIYSIAQSGYYVVEKPGSRHNATECKTIDFSASSPDPSLFPYLDFQHCLNKALDTYKYDLFTCGDATGLETLRHTLVSHLAGDQVFAKANQVIVMSGIQPALEILAKMPFPNENSTILVEQPSYDIFLRFLEAERIPVIGIARTASGIDLRELEEKFRQGKIKFFYTMSRYHSPLGTSYSVDERKRIARLASKYDVYVVEDDYMADLGEEPGSDPIYAYDHTSHVVYLKSFSKIIFPGLRLGAAVLPETLLETYLEHKGYADTSQLSQGALEVYIKNGMYERHKRKIASQYALRIQMLNDAVQRHNDAGLLEITKVQFGVYVQFKLPQTVNLERLIERLAARGILVLSGKRFYLSDFLEREKFLRISIARAQQEQIEEGVKGIIEEVRRGRNQTG; encoded by the coding sequence ATGAAAAAATACGTGGAGATTCTCTCCGATATCGAGCAACAAATCAACGAAGGGAGATTCGCCTCGGGCCAAAAGCTGCCATCTGTCCGCAATGCCGCCAGGATGTATGGTTGCAGTGTCAACACGGTATCGCGTGCGTATATGGAATTGGAAAAGCGCCATGCCATCTATTCCATTGCCCAAAGCGGCTATTACGTGGTGGAAAAGCCCGGGAGCCGGCACAACGCTACGGAATGCAAGACGATCGACTTCTCCGCTTCGTCGCCGGATCCGAGCCTGTTTCCCTATTTGGACTTCCAGCATTGCTTGAATAAAGCATTGGACACCTACAAGTACGACCTGTTTACGTGCGGAGATGCGACAGGACTGGAAACTCTCCGCCACACGCTCGTTTCCCACTTGGCGGGAGACCAAGTTTTTGCCAAAGCGAATCAGGTGATCGTCATGTCAGGGATTCAGCCGGCACTGGAAATCTTGGCGAAAATGCCGTTTCCGAACGAGAACTCGACCATATTGGTGGAACAGCCAAGCTACGATATATTTTTGCGTTTTCTGGAGGCGGAGCGCATACCGGTGATCGGAATTGCCCGCACGGCTTCCGGTATTGATTTGCGGGAATTGGAAGAGAAGTTCAGACAGGGCAAAATCAAGTTTTTCTACACCATGTCGAGGTACCACTCTCCTCTCGGCACCTCGTACAGCGTCGACGAGAGAAAAAGGATTGCCCGATTGGCGAGCAAATATGACGTATACGTCGTGGAGGACGATTACATGGCCGATCTGGGCGAAGAGCCGGGCTCCGATCCTATTTACGCCTACGACCATACCTCCCATGTTGTTTATTTGAAAAGCTTCTCAAAAATCATTTTCCCGGGACTCAGACTCGGCGCCGCCGTATTGCCGGAAACTCTGCTGGAGACGTACCTCGAACACAAGGGATATGCGGATACATCGCAGCTATCCCAAGGGGCGCTCGAGGTGTATATCAAAAACGGCATGTACGAGCGGCACAAACGCAAAATAGCCAGCCAGTATGCACTGCGGATTCAGATGCTGAACGATGCGGTCCAGAGGCATAACGATGCAGGATTGCTAGAGATAACAAAGGTCCAATTCGGTGTGTACGTGCAGTTCAAGCTGCCTCAAACGGTCAATCTGGAACGCCTGATCGAGCGACTTGCGGCGAGAGGGATTCTTGTCCTCTCCGGAAAGCGATTTTATTTATCGGACTTTTTGGAACGGGAGAAGTTTTTGCGGATCAGCATCGCACGAGCGCAGCAGGAGCAAATCGAGGAAGGAGTAAAGGGGATCATCGAAGAAGTGAGGCGGGGGCGTAATCAAACCGGATGA
- a CDS encoding nitroreductase family protein: MSSALQADYSTLFRERHSVRHFDASHKLSEQEVKELLEIAGRAPSSWNLQHWKFVAFTDPAAKETLLPIANGQKQVVDASVTIAILGDLEANRNTEAVYGPVIQADGEDSYAGYHSHQVLFTQIEEAYAAGASSSYRRDEAIRNASLAAMQLMLAAKAKDLDSGPMVGFDADAFVNTFHVPPRYIPVLLVAIGKAARPARPTTRFPVEQTVVWNGFE, encoded by the coding sequence ATGTCATCTGCCCTGCAAGCCGACTATTCCACCCTGTTTCGTGAACGTCATTCCGTCAGGCATTTCGATGCCTCACACAAGCTGAGCGAACAAGAAGTCAAGGAGCTGCTTGAGATCGCTGGCAGAGCTCCGTCGTCCTGGAATCTTCAGCACTGGAAGTTCGTCGCTTTTACCGACCCTGCTGCCAAGGAAACATTGCTCCCGATCGCGAACGGTCAAAAGCAAGTCGTCGACGCTTCCGTCACCATCGCCATCCTCGGAGACCTCGAGGCCAACCGGAATACAGAAGCGGTGTACGGCCCCGTCATCCAGGCCGATGGCGAAGATTCTTACGCGGGCTACCATTCCCATCAAGTCCTGTTCACTCAAATCGAAGAGGCATATGCGGCCGGTGCATCGTCCTCGTATCGGCGCGATGAAGCGATACGAAACGCCTCCCTGGCCGCCATGCAGCTCATGCTCGCCGCAAAAGCGAAAGATCTCGATTCCGGCCCGATGGTTGGCTTCGACGCCGACGCCTTCGTCAACACGTTCCATGTCCCGCCTCGATACATTCCGGTCCTGCTCGTGGCCATCGGCAAAGCCGCCAGACCTGCCCGGCCTACTACCCGCTTCCCGGTGGAGCAGACGGTCGTTTGGAACGGGTTTGAATGA
- a CDS encoding NADPH-dependent FMN reductase, with amino-acid sequence MNGSIKILAISGSLRKSSTNTGLLLACTSIANENITFTIYDGLGNLPHFNPDFDDENAPDSVYDFRMKLKEADGVLICTPEYANGVPGVLKNALDWVVSSGEFMYKPTAVISASPSQFGGDKAHDSLILTLSIMTAKIVEGGTLKIPFVTKKVKPQGELTDSATAHSLRSLIDALTQTIHSS; translated from the coding sequence ATGAATGGTTCAATAAAAATCCTCGCCATATCAGGGAGCCTGCGTAAAAGTTCAACGAATACTGGTCTTTTGCTTGCTTGTACATCTATCGCGAATGAAAATATTACATTTACTATTTATGATGGATTAGGTAACCTCCCGCACTTCAATCCGGATTTTGATGATGAAAATGCACCAGACTCGGTTTACGATTTTCGCATGAAGCTGAAGGAAGCTGATGGAGTGCTGATTTGTACACCGGAGTATGCAAATGGAGTACCGGGTGTTCTAAAAAACGCTCTGGATTGGGTCGTATCTTCAGGTGAATTTATGTATAAACCGACAGCAGTCATTAGTGCCTCCCCTTCCCAGTTTGGTGGCGATAAAGCGCACGATTCATTGATTCTTACCCTTTCCATTATGACCGCAAAAATAGTGGAAGGTGGTACACTGAAGATCCCGTTCGTCACCAAAAAGGTGAAACCACAAGGAGAGCTGACAGACTCTGCCACAGCACACTCTCTAAGATCATTAATTGATGCACTTACTCAGACAATCCATTCTAGTTAG
- a CDS encoding methyl-accepting chemotaxis protein, translated as MKLTTFKKLLLVSILLLTIPSMVVGIFSFTFSRDALNESGSTGLKNNVRLVIAMIDSLQSAVEKGQLTLEEAQEQVKVQILGEKKPDGTRPINKNIDLGENGYFLVLDQTGLEVAHPTLEGKNVWELKSDDGFYFMQEIIKQGMNGGGYTYYNYKLPKSEVVAPKIAYSEMDPNWGWIVTAGSYMKDYNSKANSIITMIVITIGVCWVLGTFIVLLFTRHISNPIKQISQQVRRITDGDLTAEPLVIKNRDEIGELGKDFNKMSSTLKHMILQFSGNAHQVAATSEQLLASTEQTSQASDQISNAIQDVSAGAEKQVSSMKDANDFVTEMARGLSEVTNNMQNMSESTSHASQLSQSGNEVIRNTITQMNLINEKVLFSANVVNTLGNQSNEIGNIVSIITEIAAQTNLLALNAAIEAARAGEQGRGFAVVADEVRKLAEQSGAAAGQIRTLIQEIQNGTQKAVEAMNGGTTAVSDGLVLANHAGSAFIEILRAVEDVYTQTKEVTEAVNQIHVGAQSMVGSIDDISHVTEISAELAQTVAASAEEQLASMDEITAAAHTLSKMAEELQGSLSNYKV; from the coding sequence GTGAAATTAACGACCTTTAAAAAGTTATTGCTGGTATCCATTCTGTTACTAACAATTCCTAGTATGGTGGTGGGGATTTTCAGCTTCACTTTCAGCAGAGACGCCCTTAATGAAAGTGGCTCCACCGGCTTGAAAAATAACGTCCGCTTGGTTATTGCCATGATCGATTCATTACAGTCAGCAGTGGAAAAAGGTCAGCTCACACTCGAAGAGGCACAAGAGCAAGTAAAAGTTCAAATACTGGGAGAGAAAAAACCAGACGGCACTCGCCCGATCAATAAAAATATCGATTTGGGGGAAAACGGATACTTTCTAGTACTTGATCAGACAGGATTGGAGGTTGCCCATCCCACGCTAGAGGGCAAAAATGTTTGGGAATTGAAATCGGATGATGGTTTTTATTTCATGCAGGAAATTATCAAACAAGGCATGAATGGAGGCGGGTATACTTATTACAATTATAAACTGCCAAAATCCGAAGTCGTGGCGCCGAAAATCGCATATTCGGAAATGGATCCGAATTGGGGATGGATTGTGACAGCAGGCTCATACATGAAAGATTACAACAGTAAGGCAAATAGCATCATTACGATGATTGTTATCACAATCGGGGTATGCTGGGTATTGGGAACTTTTATTGTCCTTTTATTTACCAGGCATATTTCCAATCCGATCAAACAGATTTCCCAGCAAGTCCGAAGAATCACAGATGGTGATCTAACGGCGGAACCGCTCGTTATTAAGAATCGCGATGAGATCGGGGAATTGGGAAAAGATTTTAATAAAATGTCGAGCACATTGAAACACATGATTTTGCAGTTTTCGGGCAATGCCCACCAAGTAGCAGCAACCTCGGAACAATTATTGGCAAGCACGGAGCAAACAAGTCAAGCTTCCGATCAAATATCGAATGCCATTCAAGATGTGTCCGCTGGTGCGGAAAAACAAGTTTCCAGCATGAAGGATGCAAATGATTTCGTAACCGAAATGGCAAGGGGATTGAGCGAAGTTACGAATAATATGCAGAATATGTCTGAATCGACGTCTCATGCTTCGCAACTCTCTCAAAGCGGTAATGAAGTCATCAGAAATACGATTACCCAAATGAATCTTATAAATGAGAAGGTTTTATTTTCTGCAAATGTTGTAAATACGCTTGGGAATCAATCAAATGAAATCGGAAACATCGTCTCGATCATTACTGAAATTGCGGCACAAACAAATCTGCTGGCGTTAAATGCGGCGATCGAGGCCGCCCGCGCAGGGGAGCAAGGAAGAGGCTTTGCGGTAGTAGCTGATGAGGTGCGCAAATTGGCCGAACAATCTGGAGCAGCGGCTGGTCAGATTCGGACACTCATTCAGGAGATTCAAAACGGTACCCAAAAAGCAGTCGAGGCGATGAACGGAGGAACTACAGCCGTATCCGATGGTCTTGTTTTGGCCAATCATGCAGGATCCGCATTCATAGAAATTTTGAGAGCAGTGGAAGATGTGTACACGCAAACGAAAGAGGTTACAGAAGCTGTCAACCAAATACATGTGGGAGCACAGAGTATGGTCGGTTCCATCGATGACATTTCACATGTAACTGAAATATCTGCTGAACTTGCGCAGACTGTGGCAGCCTCAGCTGAGGAACAGTTGGCATCGATGGACGAAATTACAGCCGCAGCCCATACCCTTTCGAAAATGGCGGAAGAGCTGCAGGGTTCTTTGAGCAATTATAAAGTCTAA
- a CDS encoding SDR family oxidoreductase, which produces MSKERKVALVTGGNRGIGYELVKQLALKGFQVILTSRDSETGHEAAQKLKVSTLDVSFVQMDVDSQESIRQAAITVSECFGRLDVLINNAGVYLDENEKLMEMEPSILEATMATNFFGAYHVIRSFMPIMEKQGYGRVINVSSEYGALREMSSPGVGAYKLSKLALNGLTRLVAAEIKGDIQINAVDPGWVSSDMGGPSAPRTPKQAAESILWLATTGPEGPNGGFFRDGKRTDW; this is translated from the coding sequence ATGTCAAAGGAGCGTAAAGTTGCACTTGTCACCGGAGGGAATCGAGGAATTGGGTATGAACTAGTCAAACAGTTGGCTTTGAAGGGATTTCAGGTCATTTTGACTAGTCGGGATTCTGAAACGGGGCATGAAGCCGCCCAAAAACTGAAGGTGTCGACATTGGACGTATCCTTTGTGCAGATGGATGTAGACAGTCAAGAGAGCATACGGCAAGCTGCGATCACAGTAAGTGAGTGTTTTGGAAGATTAGACGTATTGATTAATAATGCTGGCGTGTATTTGGACGAAAACGAGAAGTTGATGGAAATGGAACCCTCCATTCTGGAGGCAACGATGGCAACGAATTTCTTCGGCGCTTACCATGTCATCCGTTCCTTTATGCCTATTATGGAAAAGCAAGGTTATGGAAGAGTGATTAATGTTTCTTCGGAATATGGGGCGTTGAGGGAAATGTCCTCCCCAGGAGTTGGTGCATATAAGTTGTCTAAGCTTGCCCTAAATGGATTGACTCGATTGGTAGCTGCAGAAATCAAAGGCGATATTCAAATCAATGCGGTCGATCCGGGATGGGTGAGCTCAGATATGGGTGGACCATCGGCTCCGCGAACTCCCAAGCAAGCTGCTGAGTCGATCCTTTGGTTAGCCACTACTGGACCTGAAGGACCGAATGGAGGGTTCTTCAGAGACGGAAAACGAACGGATTGGTAA